Proteins encoded by one window of Streptacidiphilus sp. PB12-B1b:
- a CDS encoding glycosyl hydrolase: MHISGSRDLPRGTVSAAQGGDAAALDEVVSYTLPLVYNIVGHALRGHHDVDDLVQETMLGIVRGLPGLREPEAFRSWAVAVTVRQVRWHRAALANRPASTALDEGVEAADPQADFVDLCILRLGLSGQRLEVAEATRWLDSDDQELLALWWLEAAGSLERGELAAALALPSTHAAVRVQRMKQQLDTARGVVRALGRSPRCPGLAGLAEDWDGVPAPLWRKRFARHLRGCADCAACAQDLVPAGALLVGMGLVPLPAGLAAAPSRPGVRAVRRRRAGRSRVRRGGRLYAAMGSGLAVAVVAAASALALGGGRAATPTARALPLPAVTTAGAAPAPSSPAAVHTATPTPTPRPTASRTRKATMPPAAPAGRPAAPVVAVKKGDATWSFDGVTTALRASGASWYYTWGPDHSGIQSPPGVQFVPMIWGPADVTNGSLQLAKQQGSSVLLGFNEPDMASQSNMTPRQALSLWPTLMATGLQLGSPAVATGGATPGGWLDQFMQGARSRGYRVDFITLHWYGGDFVTADAVSQLEGYLQAVHARYGLPVWLTEYALTNFADGGASYPTAQQQAAFVTASTAMLQRLPWVQRYAWFALPDTTPGQTGLFLPGGAPDSVGAAWAAAGR, from the coding sequence ATGCACATCTCCGGGAGCAGGGACCTTCCGCGCGGCACCGTGTCCGCCGCGCAGGGCGGCGACGCCGCCGCGCTGGACGAGGTCGTCTCGTACACGCTGCCGCTGGTCTACAACATCGTCGGCCACGCGCTGCGCGGGCACCACGACGTGGACGACCTGGTGCAGGAGACCATGCTGGGCATCGTCCGCGGCCTGCCCGGGCTGCGCGAGCCGGAGGCGTTCCGCTCCTGGGCCGTCGCTGTGACGGTACGTCAGGTCCGTTGGCACCGGGCAGCGCTGGCCAATCGGCCCGCGAGCACGGCGCTGGACGAGGGGGTCGAGGCCGCCGATCCGCAGGCCGACTTCGTGGACCTCTGCATCCTGCGGTTGGGCCTCAGCGGACAGCGCTTGGAGGTGGCCGAGGCCACCCGCTGGCTGGACTCCGACGATCAGGAGCTGCTGGCGCTGTGGTGGCTGGAGGCCGCGGGGAGCCTGGAGCGCGGTGAGTTGGCCGCCGCCCTGGCACTCCCCTCCACCCATGCGGCGGTGCGGGTGCAGCGGATGAAGCAGCAGTTGGACACCGCGCGCGGCGTGGTGCGCGCGCTCGGCCGCAGCCCCCGGTGCCCGGGCCTGGCCGGGCTGGCCGAGGACTGGGACGGCGTTCCCGCGCCGTTGTGGCGCAAGCGCTTCGCCCGGCATCTGCGCGGCTGCGCCGACTGCGCGGCCTGCGCGCAGGATCTGGTTCCGGCCGGGGCGCTGCTGGTGGGGATGGGCCTGGTGCCGCTGCCCGCCGGTCTCGCGGCCGCCCCGTCCCGGCCCGGGGTGCGGGCGGTCCGGCGCAGGCGGGCCGGGCGGAGCCGGGTTCGGCGCGGCGGTCGGCTGTACGCCGCCATGGGCAGCGGCCTGGCGGTGGCGGTGGTGGCCGCCGCGAGTGCGCTGGCGCTCGGCGGTGGCCGTGCCGCGACGCCGACCGCACGCGCGCTGCCGCTGCCGGCAGTCACCACCGCCGGCGCCGCGCCCGCCCCGTCCTCCCCGGCAGCCGTGCACACCGCGACGCCCACGCCCACGCCGAGGCCGACGGCCTCCCGCACCCGGAAGGCGACGATGCCTCCGGCGGCGCCCGCCGGTCGGCCGGCCGCGCCGGTGGTGGCCGTCAAGAAGGGCGACGCCACCTGGAGTTTCGACGGCGTCACCACCGCGCTGCGGGCCTCGGGGGCGTCCTGGTACTACACCTGGGGGCCGGACCACTCCGGCATCCAGAGTCCGCCCGGCGTGCAGTTCGTGCCGATGATCTGGGGCCCGGCCGACGTCACCAACGGTTCGCTCCAGCTGGCGAAGCAGCAGGGCAGCAGCGTGCTGCTGGGCTTCAACGAGCCCGACATGGCGAGCCAGTCGAACATGACGCCGCGACAGGCCCTGTCCCTGTGGCCGACGTTGATGGCGACCGGGTTGCAGCTGGGCAGTCCGGCGGTGGCCACCGGCGGTGCCACGCCGGGCGGTTGGCTGGACCAGTTCATGCAGGGTGCGCGCAGTCGGGGCTATCGCGTCGACTTCATCACCCTGCACTGGTACGGCGGGGACTTCGTCACGGCCGACGCGGTCAGCCAGCTCGAGGGCTACCTTCAGGCCGTGCACGCCCGCTACGGGCTGCCGGTCTGGCTCACCGAGTACGCGCTGACCAACTTCGCCGACGGCGGCGCGAGTTACCCCACCGCGCAGCAGCAGGCCGCGTTCGTCACCGCCTCCACAGCGATGCTGCAGCGCCTGCCGTGGGTGCAGCGCTACGCGTGGTTCGCGTTGCCGGACACGACGCCGGGCCAGACCGGGCTGTTCCTGCCCGGCGGCGCGCCCGACAGCGTCGGCGCGGCCTGGGCCGCGGCCGGCCGCTGA
- a CDS encoding S8 family serine peptidase yields MNLRKAALGVVSVGALAAATAVLPTAAAQAHTPVTPKIGSAASLPSPQLAARGATRVCAGVARDRCMAQIVTVAPGSTKALTTSTPAGYGAADFAAAYNLPGPTVGPANTIAILDEGAYPTLEADLGAYRAQYGLPACTAANGCFKQVNEHGGAPLAAGTTADQKAFDEEVGVETSLDVDMASAACPTCHILEITVNRDITSSEDQAAEDFGVAMDTAASLGASAASVSYQFDPDATLDLGTAARDFYHPGMAITASSGDGGFEGTPSGWPQNLPTVTSVGGTSLFRSPGAGHNGYTETAWDGSGSGCAAELPPALGQPSDIAAVCAGHRADSDVSADADPTTGAAIYDTYAPSSGEPYGWIVVGGTSESSPFIAGVYARGGNLADVEGPNTLYADPSSAFNDVAIGQNAPTNSGCAVLCTTGTGWDGPTGLGSPNGLAGF; encoded by the coding sequence ATGAACCTCCGTAAGGCGGCCCTGGGCGTCGTGTCGGTCGGCGCCCTGGCCGCCGCCACGGCTGTACTGCCGACCGCCGCGGCGCAGGCGCACACCCCGGTGACGCCGAAGATCGGCTCCGCGGCGAGCCTGCCCAGCCCGCAGCTGGCCGCCCGGGGCGCCACCCGGGTGTGCGCCGGGGTCGCCCGGGACCGCTGCATGGCCCAGATCGTCACCGTGGCCCCCGGCTCCACCAAGGCGCTCACCACCAGCACCCCGGCCGGGTACGGGGCGGCCGACTTCGCCGCCGCCTACAACCTGCCCGGGCCCACGGTCGGGCCCGCCAACACCATCGCCATCCTCGACGAGGGCGCCTACCCGACCCTCGAAGCCGACCTCGGCGCCTACCGGGCCCAGTACGGGCTGCCCGCCTGCACCGCCGCCAACGGCTGCTTCAAGCAGGTCAACGAGCACGGCGGGGCACCGCTGGCGGCCGGGACGACGGCCGACCAGAAGGCGTTCGACGAGGAGGTCGGCGTCGAGACCTCGCTGGATGTGGACATGGCCTCCGCGGCCTGCCCGACCTGCCACATCCTGGAGATCACCGTCAACCGGGACATCACCTCCAGCGAGGACCAGGCCGCCGAGGACTTCGGCGTTGCCATGGACACCGCCGCCTCGCTCGGCGCCTCCGCGGCCAGCGTGAGCTACCAGTTCGACCCGGACGCCACCCTCGACCTCGGCACCGCCGCCCGCGACTTCTACCACCCGGGCATGGCGATCACCGCCTCCTCCGGCGACGGCGGCTTCGAGGGCACGCCCTCCGGTTGGCCGCAGAACCTGCCCACGGTCACCTCGGTCGGCGGCACCTCCCTGTTCCGCAGCCCCGGCGCGGGCCACAACGGCTACACCGAGACCGCCTGGGACGGCTCCGGCAGCGGCTGCGCCGCCGAACTGCCGCCCGCGCTCGGCCAGCCCAGTGACATCGCCGCCGTCTGCGCGGGCCACCGCGCCGACTCGGACGTCTCCGCCGACGCCGACCCGACCACCGGCGCGGCCATCTACGACACCTACGCGCCCTCCTCCGGCGAGCCCTACGGGTGGATCGTCGTGGGCGGCACCAGCGAATCCAGCCCGTTCATCGCCGGCGTGTACGCGCGTGGCGGCAACCTGGCCGACGTCGAGGGCCCGAACACCCTCTACGCCGACCCCTCCTCGGCCTTCAACGACGTCGCCATCGGCCAGAACGCCCCGACCAACAGCGGCTGCGCCGTCCTGTGCACGACGGGGACGGGCTGGGACGGACCGACCGGCCTGGGCTCGCCCAACGGCCTGGCCGGTTTCTGA
- a CDS encoding helix-turn-helix transcriptional regulator: MTSEASCRLPVPPTPLVGVGAVLGFLERAAASVAFECLAVLPIEGCTTVSPRAARHLYQRVLATDVRLHILYPERARSSSGVLDHARWSVALGAAVRTAVAPPPNMLIFDRRLVLLPMDQADRGKGSALVEDGSVVSALRHSFDQAWDTGEPLGEPAARGAGSELTDTERRLLRLLAAGSTDERAGKQLGMSLRTVRRMAARLMERLGAVSRFEAGHKATRRGWL, translated from the coding sequence ATGACATCAGAAGCGTCCTGTCGCTTACCCGTTCCGCCCACGCCGCTGGTCGGCGTCGGCGCGGTGCTCGGCTTCCTGGAGCGGGCCGCCGCCAGCGTGGCGTTCGAGTGCCTCGCGGTGCTGCCGATCGAGGGCTGCACCACGGTCAGCCCGCGCGCCGCCCGCCACCTCTACCAACGGGTCCTGGCGACCGACGTACGGCTGCACATCCTCTATCCGGAGCGGGCCCGCAGCAGCAGCGGCGTCCTGGACCACGCCCGGTGGTCGGTCGCCCTGGGTGCGGCCGTCCGCACGGCCGTGGCGCCGCCGCCCAACATGCTCATCTTCGACCGTAGGCTGGTACTGCTGCCGATGGACCAGGCCGATCGCGGCAAGGGCTCGGCACTGGTCGAGGACGGCTCCGTGGTCTCCGCCCTGCGGCACTCCTTCGACCAGGCGTGGGACACCGGCGAGCCGCTGGGGGAGCCGGCCGCCCGGGGGGCGGGGTCGGAGCTGACCGACACCGAGCGGCGGCTGCTGCGCCTGCTCGCGGCCGGGAGCACCGACGAGCGGGCCGGGAAGCAGCTCGGCATGTCGTTGCGCACCGTCCGGCGGATGGCGGCGAGGCTGATGGAGCGACTGGGCGCGGTCAGCCGCTTCGAGGCCGGGCATAAGGCCACTCGCAGGGGGTGGCTCTGA
- a CDS encoding flagellar hook-length control protein has translation MKVLPRTRLAAVAATAVITGGLLATGGGAVQAATVHPATATHAGMTWTVAQQQTNGEVHVSYDATTNAYSGDTPASAVLPVLCLVANSAPAPSDITPGFYAGWAEGWVHLTPAVSGTTLTSEAAADALCAADFGTGAKEAEFHDGRYGTGLATTGGWSFWAYGTVPTGVRFWVAIDDQPANPWN, from the coding sequence ATGAAGGTCCTGCCCCGCACACGTCTGGCGGCGGTCGCCGCGACCGCCGTGATCACCGGCGGACTCCTGGCGACCGGCGGCGGCGCCGTCCAGGCCGCCACCGTCCACCCGGCCACCGCCACCCACGCCGGGATGACCTGGACCGTGGCCCAGCAACAGACCAACGGCGAGGTGCACGTCAGCTACGACGCCACCACCAACGCCTACAGCGGCGACACCCCGGCCAGCGCCGTCCTGCCGGTGCTGTGCCTGGTCGCCAACTCCGCACCGGCGCCGAGCGACATCACCCCCGGCTTCTACGCCGGCTGGGCCGAGGGCTGGGTGCACCTGACCCCCGCCGTCTCCGGAACCACGCTGACCAGCGAGGCGGCGGCGGACGCCCTGTGCGCCGCGGACTTCGGCACCGGCGCCAAGGAGGCCGAGTTCCACGACGGCCGCTACGGCACCGGCCTGGCCACCACCGGCGGCTGGTCCTTCTGGGCCTACGGCACCGTCCCGACCGGCGTCCGCTTCTGGGTGGCCATCGACGACCAGCCCGCCAACCCCTGGAACTGA
- a CDS encoding peptide MFS transporter, giving the protein MPPTQTLSTDPALTPQVTAVPGRTFFGHPRGLATLFMTEMWERFSFYGMRALLVIYLVAPADKGGLGFSAATGAAIYSVYNAMVYLLALPGGWVSDRFWGARKTVLIGGCIIMAGHFMLAVPAEASFFLGLGFIAVGSGLLKANISTMVGHLYPDRNDARRDGGFTIFYMGINLGAFAAPLVIGTVGQDVDWHLGFALAGVGMALGLGQYVLGGRHLSKESQKVGSPLPAAERTALLKKAAFWTGLAVVFYAVVVGTGTYDINWVIWPLTLVGLVIPGLVFLRMKRDRDLSADEQGKLSGYLWFFLAAAVFWMIYDQSGSTLNVFATSNTATKLFGFNFPSSWFQSLNPLYIMALAPVIAWMWVWLARRDKNPSTATKFSYGLILIGVSFGVMMLAMAAASGGTKVSPLWLAVVYLVQTVGELALSPVGLSVTTKLAPVKYASQMMGVWFLAVTVGDSLAAVLAQLLGNAFLSTASFAVQGVAALLAGVAVVMYRKRITAMLGDVR; this is encoded by the coding sequence ATGCCTCCCACACAGACGCTGTCCACCGATCCGGCGCTGACGCCGCAGGTCACGGCCGTTCCAGGCCGGACCTTCTTCGGTCATCCCCGTGGGCTCGCCACGCTCTTCATGACGGAGATGTGGGAGCGGTTCAGCTTCTACGGGATGCGCGCGCTCCTGGTGATCTACCTCGTCGCCCCCGCCGACAAGGGCGGCCTGGGCTTCAGCGCGGCGACCGGCGCGGCGATCTACAGCGTCTACAACGCGATGGTCTACCTGCTGGCGCTGCCCGGCGGCTGGGTCAGCGACCGGTTCTGGGGCGCCCGCAAGACCGTCCTGATCGGCGGCTGCATCATCATGGCCGGCCACTTCATGCTGGCGGTACCGGCCGAGGCGTCCTTCTTCCTCGGCCTGGGCTTCATCGCCGTGGGCTCCGGACTGCTGAAGGCCAACATCTCCACGATGGTCGGCCACCTCTACCCGGACCGCAACGACGCCCGCCGTGACGGCGGCTTCACCATCTTCTACATGGGCATCAACCTGGGTGCCTTCGCCGCGCCGCTGGTCATCGGCACCGTGGGGCAGGACGTCGACTGGCACCTGGGCTTCGCCCTGGCGGGCGTCGGCATGGCGCTGGGCCTGGGCCAGTACGTCCTCGGCGGCCGCCACCTCAGCAAGGAGAGCCAGAAGGTCGGCTCCCCGCTTCCGGCGGCGGAGCGCACGGCGCTGCTGAAGAAGGCCGCCTTCTGGACCGGCCTGGCCGTCGTCTTCTACGCCGTCGTGGTCGGCACCGGCACCTACGACATCAACTGGGTGATCTGGCCGCTGACCCTGGTCGGCCTGGTCATCCCGGGCCTGGTCTTCCTGCGGATGAAGCGCGACCGCGACCTGTCCGCGGACGAGCAGGGCAAGCTCTCGGGCTACCTGTGGTTCTTCCTCGCCGCCGCCGTCTTCTGGATGATCTACGACCAGTCCGGCTCCACCCTGAACGTCTTCGCCACCAGCAACACCGCGACCAAGCTGTTCGGCTTCAACTTCCCGTCCAGCTGGTTCCAGTCGCTGAACCCGCTCTACATCATGGCGCTGGCCCCGGTCATCGCCTGGATGTGGGTCTGGTTGGCCCGGCGGGACAAGAACCCCAGCACCGCGACCAAGTTCTCCTACGGCCTGATCCTGATCGGCGTCTCCTTCGGGGTCATGATGCTGGCGATGGCCGCCGCCTCCGGCGGCACCAAGGTCTCGCCGCTGTGGCTGGCCGTGGTCTACCTGGTCCAGACCGTCGGCGAGCTGGCGCTCTCCCCGGTCGGCCTGTCCGTCACCACCAAGCTGGCGCCGGTGAAGTACGCCAGCCAGATGATGGGCGTGTGGTTCCTCGCCGTGACCGTCGGCGACTCCCTCGCCGCGGTGCTGGCGCAGCTGCTGGGCAACGCGTTCCTCAGCACGGCCTCGTTCGCGGTGCAGGGCGTGGCCGCGCTGCTGGCCGGCGTGGCCGTGGTGATGTACCGCAAGCGGATCACGGCCATGCTCGGCGACGTGCGCTGA
- a CDS encoding GNAT family N-acetyltransferase, which translates to MVELRVLESDDWPIWRELRQAALAEAPYAFGSTLAEWQGAGDREDRWRARLEIPGALNVVALVEGRPAGMVSGVPAGQGEDSVELISMWVGPQARGRGVGDCLILEVERWAAQRGATSLRLSVMPDNLRAAALYERHGFTDTGVPGDLLPDGTGREKLMAKDLVNR; encoded by the coding sequence ATGGTTGAACTACGCGTTCTGGAGTCGGACGACTGGCCGATCTGGCGGGAGCTGCGGCAGGCAGCCCTGGCGGAGGCGCCCTATGCGTTCGGGTCGACGCTGGCGGAGTGGCAGGGGGCCGGTGACCGCGAGGACCGCTGGCGTGCCCGGCTGGAGATCCCCGGCGCGCTCAATGTCGTTGCGCTGGTCGAGGGTCGTCCTGCGGGGATGGTCAGCGGCGTTCCGGCCGGGCAGGGCGAAGACAGCGTGGAGCTGATCTCGATGTGGGTCGGTCCCCAGGCGCGTGGCAGAGGGGTCGGCGACTGCCTGATCCTGGAGGTCGAGCGGTGGGCTGCGCAGCGGGGTGCCACCTCCCTGCGCCTGTCTGTGATGCCGGACAACCTCAGGGCGGCCGCTCTCTACGAGCGCCACGGGTTCACCGACACCGGTGTGCCGGGTGACCTCCTGCCCGACGGCACGGGCAGGGAGAAGCTCATGGCCAAGGACCTGGTGAACAGGTAG
- a CDS encoding aldo/keto reductase family oxidoreductase gives MDEERVLYGCMGLGGSWDTTPYAAADIAQAEAAVETALDSGITVFDHADIYRHGKSEAVFGEVLARAPELRERIVLQTKCGIRLPDGDQPGMYDLRGETIVRKVQASLDRLRTDYLDVLLLHRPDPLADPEDVAHALHSLHRQGLVRRFGVSNMSGAQIALLQSRLELPLTVNQLEMSLHARDWVEAGVLVNTAHAASVGFPAATLEHCMAHGVRLQAWGALAQGRFTGRQETPAERAAAGLVASLAEAKGTTPETILLWWLQRHPARIAPVVGSARPERIRACADAARREPELTHEEWYGLWIAARGEALP, from the coding sequence GTGGACGAGGAGCGAGTGCTCTACGGATGCATGGGGCTGGGAGGGAGCTGGGACACCACGCCCTACGCAGCAGCCGACATCGCGCAGGCCGAGGCCGCCGTCGAGACAGCCCTCGACAGCGGGATCACGGTGTTCGACCACGCCGACATCTATCGGCACGGCAAGTCGGAGGCGGTGTTCGGCGAGGTGCTCGCCCGCGCGCCGGAACTGCGTGAGCGCATCGTGCTCCAGACGAAGTGCGGCATCCGGCTGCCCGACGGCGACCAGCCCGGCATGTACGACCTGCGGGGCGAGACGATCGTCCGGAAGGTCCAGGCGAGCCTCGACCGCCTGCGGACGGACTACCTCGACGTCCTGCTGCTGCACCGGCCCGACCCGCTGGCCGATCCCGAGGACGTTGCGCACGCGCTGCACTCGCTGCACCGGCAGGGGCTGGTGCGCCGGTTCGGCGTGTCGAACATGAGCGGCGCCCAGATCGCCCTCCTCCAGAGCCGCCTGGAGCTTCCGCTGACGGTCAATCAGCTGGAGATGAGCCTGCACGCGAGGGACTGGGTCGAGGCCGGAGTGCTGGTGAACACCGCGCACGCCGCATCCGTGGGCTTCCCCGCGGCAACCCTGGAGCACTGCATGGCCCACGGGGTCCGGCTCCAGGCGTGGGGCGCCCTCGCGCAGGGCCGCTTCACCGGTCGCCAGGAGACGCCCGCCGAGCGGGCCGCCGCCGGGCTCGTCGCGTCCCTGGCCGAGGCCAAGGGCACCACGCCGGAGACGATCCTGCTGTGGTGGCTCCAACGGCACCCGGCGCGCATCGCGCCCGTCGTCGGCAGCGCCCGGCCCGAGCGCATCCGCGCCTGCGCCGACGCCGCCCGCCGCGAGCCCGAGCTCACCCACGAGGAGTGGTACGGCCTCTGGATCGCTGCACGCGGGGAGGCACTGCCGTAA
- a CDS encoding LLM class F420-dependent oxidoreductase, giving the protein MVQIGYTMMSEHAGPRQLVEDLVRAEEVGFDFSVASDHYFPWLDEQGHAPYVWSVLGAAAQATSRIPLMTYVTCPTMRYHPAVVAQKAATVQLLSEGRFRLGLGSGENLNEHVVGAGWPAADVRQEMLVEAVRIIRDLFSGGYVNHRGKHFQVESARLWDVPEQPPPIGIAVSGDQSCRIAGELADLVIAVEPEAELLTAFDRYGGAGKPRVGQLPVCYDPDRDAAVARAHQQFRWFGGGWKVNAELPGTSAFAAASQFVRPEDVAASIPCGDDVDAFVEAVRAYTDAGFTEVALVQVGGDAQLPFLNWAEKTLLPALRQL; this is encoded by the coding sequence ATGGTTCAGATCGGATACACGATGATGAGCGAGCACGCCGGCCCCCGGCAGCTGGTCGAGGACCTGGTGCGGGCGGAGGAGGTCGGCTTCGACTTCTCGGTCGCCTCCGACCACTACTTCCCGTGGCTGGACGAGCAGGGCCACGCCCCCTACGTGTGGAGCGTGCTGGGGGCCGCGGCGCAGGCGACCAGCCGGATCCCGCTGATGACGTACGTGACCTGCCCGACGATGCGCTACCACCCGGCGGTGGTGGCGCAGAAGGCGGCGACGGTGCAGTTGCTCTCCGAGGGGCGCTTCCGGCTCGGGCTGGGCTCCGGCGAGAACCTGAACGAACACGTCGTGGGGGCGGGCTGGCCTGCGGCCGACGTCCGCCAGGAGATGCTGGTCGAGGCGGTCCGGATCATCCGCGACCTGTTCTCGGGCGGTTACGTCAACCACCGCGGCAAGCACTTCCAGGTCGAGTCGGCCCGGTTGTGGGACGTGCCGGAGCAGCCGCCTCCGATCGGCATCGCGGTCTCCGGCGACCAGTCCTGCCGGATCGCGGGCGAGCTCGCCGACCTGGTCATCGCCGTCGAGCCCGAAGCGGAGCTGCTGACGGCCTTCGACCGCTACGGCGGCGCCGGCAAGCCCCGGGTCGGCCAGCTCCCGGTCTGCTACGACCCCGACCGCGACGCGGCCGTCGCCCGCGCGCACCAGCAGTTCCGCTGGTTCGGCGGCGGATGGAAGGTCAACGCCGAGCTCCCCGGGACATCTGCCTTCGCCGCCGCCAGCCAGTTCGTCCGCCCCGAGGACGTGGCCGCGTCCATCCCCTGCGGGGACGACGTCGACGCCTTCGTGGAGGCCGTACGCGCCTACACCGACGCCGGTTTCACCGAAGTCGCCCTGGTCCAGGTCGGCGGCGACGCGCAACTGCCCTTCCTGAACTGGGCCGAGAAGACCCTCCTGCCAGCCCTGCGCCAACTCTGA
- a CDS encoding peptidoglycan-binding protein has product MKLLHKRLSYGLVAAAMVTGGLALAPGAQAATTAATAHSGTVTAAGVHADYSSTSCGLVSYKNSDISVTEWVPNHNLSYGDNGDYCVRLLQRGIDEIFGDPSEGSPLTVDGNFGPQTEQWVKTFQSDFGCSQGVDGQAGPNTNSCLQFYTGTYDPT; this is encoded by the coding sequence ATGAAGCTCCTTCACAAGCGCCTGAGCTACGGCCTCGTGGCCGCGGCGATGGTCACCGGGGGCCTCGCCCTCGCCCCCGGGGCGCAGGCGGCCACCACCGCGGCCACCGCCCACTCGGGCACGGTCACGGCGGCCGGCGTGCACGCCGACTACTCCTCGACCTCGTGCGGCCTGGTCAGCTACAAGAACTCCGACATCAGCGTCACCGAGTGGGTGCCCAACCACAACCTCAGCTACGGGGACAACGGGGACTACTGCGTCCGGCTGCTGCAGCGCGGGATCGACGAGATCTTCGGCGACCCGAGCGAGGGCTCGCCGCTCACCGTCGACGGCAACTTCGGCCCGCAGACCGAGCAGTGGGTGAAGACCTTCCAGAGCGACTTCGGCTGCTCGCAGGGGGTCGACGGCCAGGCCGGTCCGAACACCAACAGCTGCCTGCAGTTCTACACCGGCACCTACGACCCCACCTGA
- a CDS encoding MFS transporter, which produces MTASRAGEVRMAGAGGRWVLFATVLGSGMVLLDGTAVNVALPRIGADLGAGLADLQWAVSGYLLTLAGFILLGGSLGDRFGRRRVFVIGVLWFSLASALCGIAPNATLLVAARALQGVGGALLAPGSLAIIQAVFHPDDRAAAVGVWAGLGGVAGAVGPVLGGWLVGGPGWRWVFLINLPLAALTVAVALRHVPETRDEAAVGRFDLPGALLAALTLGALTYALTSAATAPAAAGAAGAGSVLLGVAFVLVERRAPEPMMPLRLFSSRLFSVVNVVTVLIYGALGGVSFFLVLQLQTTARFSPLLAGTALLPLTVLMLVFSARAARLGSRIGPRLPLTVGPLVAAAGVLLMLRIGPGASYAVDVLPAGIVLGAGMTLLVAPLTATVLESVEVSRAGTASGVNNAAARTGGLIAVAALPALVGLSGSQYRSPHEVDPAFRGAMAVCAGLLLAAGATAWLAIRPAAPDRESMDAVCAPCTSLSAPPPAADRGLSDSG; this is translated from the coding sequence ATGACCGCTTCCCGCGCCGGTGAGGTGCGCATGGCCGGTGCCGGCGGACGATGGGTGCTGTTCGCAACCGTCCTGGGCTCGGGGATGGTGCTGCTGGACGGCACCGCGGTCAATGTCGCGCTGCCGCGGATCGGCGCCGACCTCGGGGCGGGTCTGGCCGATCTGCAGTGGGCGGTCAGCGGCTACCTGCTGACGCTGGCGGGCTTCATCCTGCTCGGCGGATCGCTGGGCGACCGCTTCGGCCGCCGCCGGGTCTTCGTCATCGGCGTGCTGTGGTTCTCGCTGGCCTCGGCGCTGTGCGGGATCGCCCCGAACGCCACGCTGCTGGTCGCGGCGCGCGCCCTGCAAGGGGTCGGCGGCGCGCTGCTGGCCCCCGGCTCGCTGGCCATCATCCAGGCGGTGTTCCACCCGGACGACCGGGCCGCGGCCGTCGGGGTGTGGGCCGGGCTCGGCGGCGTCGCCGGGGCGGTGGGCCCGGTGCTCGGCGGCTGGCTGGTCGGCGGCCCGGGCTGGCGCTGGGTGTTCCTGATCAATCTTCCGCTGGCGGCACTGACGGTGGCGGTGGCGCTCCGCCACGTCCCGGAGACCAGGGACGAGGCCGCGGTGGGCCGCTTCGACCTGCCCGGGGCGCTGCTGGCGGCGCTGACCCTGGGCGCGCTCACCTACGCGCTGACCTCCGCCGCCACCGCGCCTGCGGCGGCCGGGGCGGCGGGGGCCGGCTCGGTGCTGCTGGGCGTGGCGTTCGTGCTGGTGGAGCGGCGGGCGCCGGAGCCCATGATGCCGCTGCGGCTGTTCTCGTCCCGGCTGTTCAGCGTGGTGAACGTGGTGACCGTGCTGATCTACGGGGCGCTGGGCGGGGTGTCGTTCTTCCTGGTGCTGCAGTTGCAGACCACCGCCAGGTTCTCCCCGCTGCTGGCGGGCACCGCGCTGCTGCCGCTGACGGTGCTGATGCTGGTGTTCTCGGCGCGGGCGGCCCGGCTCGGCAGCCGGATCGGTCCCCGGCTGCCGTTGACCGTCGGACCGCTGGTGGCGGCTGCCGGGGTGCTGCTGATGCTCCGCATCGGCCCGGGGGCGTCGTACGCGGTCGACGTCCTCCCGGCCGGGATCGTCCTCGGTGCCGGGATGACGCTGCTGGTGGCCCCGCTCACGGCGACCGTGCTGGAGTCGGTGGAGGTCTCCCGGGCCGGGACGGCCAGCGGCGTCAACAACGCCGCCGCGCGCACCGGCGGGCTGATCGCGGTGGCCGCCCTACCCGCCCTGGTGGGCCTGTCCGGCTCACAGTACCGGTCGCCGCACGAGGTCGATCCGGCGTTCCGGGGGGCGATGGCGGTCTGCGCCGGGCTGCTGCTGGCGGCCGGGGCCACTGCCTGGCTGGCCATCCGCCCGGCGGCGCCCGACCGGGAGTCCATGGACGCCGTCTGCGCGCCGTGCACCTCGCTGTCGGCCCCGCCCCCGGCCGCCGACCGGGGTCTGAGCGACAGCGGCTGA